From a region of the Magnetococcales bacterium genome:
- the fliS gene encoding flagellar export chaperone FliS, whose amino-acid sequence MSYGLQSYKTSKATTASKEDLLIMLYEGAVRFLELSITEMEAKHLAEHKMYLRKGLAIISELQSTLDFQKGGEVAIMLFELYGFMLEYLTQANLTKDVSYIREVITQLNTLLEGWRVAIKQVKAGAVMATGVAPARTISKSL is encoded by the coding sequence ATGTCCTACGGATTGCAGAGTTATAAAACATCGAAAGCCACCACGGCTTCCAAGGAGGATCTGCTCATCATGCTGTATGAGGGAGCCGTCCGCTTCCTGGAGCTTTCCATCACCGAAATGGAAGCCAAGCATCTGGCCGAGCATAAAATGTATCTGCGCAAGGGCTTGGCCATCATTTCTGAACTCCAGAGCACTCTGGATTTCCAGAAGGGTGGCGAAGTGGCGATCATGTTGTTCGAGCTTTATGGTTTCATGCTCGAATATTTGACGCAGGCCAATTTGACGAAGGATGTCTCCTATATTCGCGAGGTGATCACTCAGCTGAATACGCTCCTGGAAGGGTGGCGGGTGGCCATCAAACAGGTCAAGGCAGGGGCGGTCATGGCGACCGGGGTGGCGCCGGCTCGGACCATATCCAAGAGTCTATAA